From Aspergillus fumigatus Af293 chromosome 3, whole genome shotgun sequence, a single genomic window includes:
- a CDS encoding DUF1765 domain-containing protein — protein MSSLAVDLPTNPIDEESAFLSRAASYNNLSDIPVTEPGSPGLRRTFSDLTFPNNEQASPSKEDVAAGKDILRRTSLRRNKEKSAVAVSRFTLPAEDLNDPATSEPSGATAKPPVKYPETKAPEPVARPSKARSMSGRLVNLARKPWGSSGSQSRSPSPSPKPSKNRYSRSDDQTPSKSQGLPSKSNSRLESVKETDPVMPSRRRTILSKRPRRPMVAVVTQSQDDSPSSSSSPHSLRAKNSLERLAASLHVTTPILPPMPKGAAVTAGNFSGYVDLPRKKDELWGVFRGLEADYQKFHSKSSALKANVIRSSLLPFLNRNQSSASCKSLRAEDLDRRVNILNKWWTGLLEMLNGKNNQSISGTDRPVYLEAIVGIMMRPEWRIPFPMPPNRDEPPNSLHHASTSISESSDSSGSDFLIESIHHNIRNIFVQNLLSQMAFVVERMSMRHAPASLVAFCGKACAYAFFFCPGVADILVRLWNTPASIFRRILADSGVERCRNIRAFTQDLGLNFPIALRTLCFHSHTPLVRYLRQKPDVPLSTAQIQWQSPWVSRWCGRDTDLFFVFVKYIHILYADALPTDIEKPKRILAPGLLPIHAQVLVVMEDTLYKQSSPQMPESTHTAAAITFDDFIEGADATVSALPLGSANSHRSMAENRLIILLRDFLSESSLEPQRARLLYAESFCNIMKAAAQKTSLFDHNACFLLCDFVEEVLPILTRYSQAVDMELFDWKFWLSACRQMMRSHNSLTEVRVFSFLFCVWGMWITSEERKADLCLDFLLDESLFYHYFSHWSPMVRAYFQRLLCWRVCRFNGEPSPLDSTIYETLWNRLQRVWSYYRDFQANAERGLKPPLSSAPCSPAPGRRIIIIRCDNHITPPSLFVSFDRVVPPAPTELTVGSKGDDFSESQAAPKRRWNLLKAMFGSSSSIRNNDDASPPSTSSEDSDSRSHDTMNGTEKNSDDHLRPQNGTGESSRPKTPHQPYTFKFSLEWMDRPQWPSKNKRLYGPCLPVGAQLHLQLRGYLDRPVDDASEYASAIDFDEREKTDCRLEDAASDKEIQGPAQDAADGGKTLGLRNTRCLAKDGVVASKYAGRALAEWAQIVTECDSFFARRRDEGVPCDRMVETPMLGVEGFRK, from the exons ATGTCTTCTCTCGCTGTCGATCTTCCAACCAATCCGATCGATGAAGAAAGCGCTTTCCTTTCTCGTGCCGCCAGTTACAACAACCTTTCAGATATTCCGGTTACTGAACCTGGGTCTCCCGGCTTGCGGAGAACCTTTTCCGACCTGACATTCCCAAATAATGAACAAGCCTCGCCGTCGAAGGAGGATGTGGCTGCGGGGAAGGACATACTGCGACGGACCTCTCTACGCCGCAACAAGGAAAAGTCAGCCGTGGCCGTCTCTCGATTCACCCTGCCCGCCGAGGATCTGAACGACCCTGCTACTTCAGAACCCTCCGGAGCGACCGCGAAACCTCCTGTCAAGTATCCAGAGACAAAAGCCCCAGAGCCCGTCGCTCGCCCCTCCAAGGCCCGTTCCATGTCGGGCAGACTGGTTAACCTAGCTCGAAAACCCTGGGGCTCCTCCGGCTCCCAGTCTCGATCCCCTTCGCCGTCTCCTAAGCCTTCCAAGAACCGATATTCTCGCTCGGATGATCAGACACCGTCGAAATCGCAGGGTCTACCATCCAAATCCAACTCTCGACTTGAGTCAGTGAAGGAAACCGATCCTGTCATGCCTTCTCGCAGACGCACCATTTTGAGCAAACGCCCCAGGCGTCCGATGGTTGCAGTCGTAACTCAAAGCCAAGACGACAGTCCGAGCTCTAGTTCATCTCCTCATTCGTTACGGGCGAAGAATTCCTTGGAAAGACTTGCCGCATCTCTCCATGTGACTACCCCGATTCTCCCTCCCATGCCCAAAGGAGCGGCTGTTACCGCTGGAAACTTTTCTGGATATGTAGACCTTCCGCGAAAGAAGGATGAGCTGTGGGGCGTGTTCCGTGGACTCGAAGCTGATTACCAGAA ATTCCATTCCAAGTCGAGTGCTCTGAAAGCAAATGTCATCCGTTCTTCACTGCTGCCCTTCTTAAATCGCAACCAATCAAGTGCGTCCTGCAAGTCTCTGAGAGCTGAAGACCTCGACCGCCGCGTAAATATTCTCAACAAGTGGTGGACTGGGTTACTGGAAATGCTCAATGGCAAGAACAATCAATCCATTTCGGGCACTGACCGTCCAGTCTACCTCGAGGCGATTGTCGGCATCATGATGCGGCCGGAATGGAGAATTCCCTTCCCCATGCCCCCGAACAGGGATGAGCCGCCCAATTCACTCCATCATGCTTCGACTTCGATATCGGAGAGCTCTGACTCCTCGGGCTCGGATTTCCTGATTGAGTCAATCCATCACAACATCAGGAATATCTTCGTTCAGAATCTGCTGTCTCAGATGGCCTTCGTGGTGGAGAGAATGTCAATGAGGCATGCACCTGCTAGCTTGGTGGCATTCTGCGGGAAGGCCTGCGCATacgccttcttcttctgccctGGCGTCGCAGATATTCTAGTGCGCTTATGGAACACCCCCGCGAGTATTTTTCGACGGATCCTTGCCGATTCCGGCGTAGAGCGATGCAGGAACATTCGTGCTTTCACCCAGGATCTCGGGTTAAATTTTCCCATCGCCCTCCGGACGCTATGCTTCCATTCTCACACACCTCTCGTTCGATATCTTCGGCAAAAACCCGACGTGCCTTTGAGTACAGCTCAGATACAATGGCAAAGCCCTTGGGTTTCGAGGTGGTGTGGTCGAGACACAGatcttttctttgtctttgtcaaGTATATTCACATACTCTATGCAGATGCTCTGCCGACAGATATTGAGAAACCAAAACGTATCCTAGCCCCGGGTCTGTTGCCAATTCACGCTCAGGTGCTTGTAGTCATGGAGGACACTCTCTACAAACAATCAAGTCCACAGATGCCTGAGAGTACGCACACCGCCGCAGCCATCACTTTTGATGACTTCATTGAGGGTGCCGATGCAACAGTATCTGCTCTTCCGTTAGGCTCTGCTAACAGTCACCGGTCGATGGCTGAGAATCGCCTGATCATTCTTCTGCGTGATTTCTTGTCTGAATCTTCCCTCGAGCCTCAACGCGCGCGGTTACTGTACGCGGAGTCCTTCTGCAACATCATGAAGGCTGCCGCTCAGAAGACTTCTTTATTTGACCACAATGCATGCTTTTTGCTGTGCGActtcgtcgaggaggtcCTTCCCATCCTCACACGCTACTCTCAAGCTGTGGATATGGAATTATTTGACTGGAAGTTTTGGCTTTCGGCTTGCCGCCAAATGATGCGGAGTCACAATTCTCTTACCGAAGTAAGAGTattctcctttctcttttgCGTCTGGGGCATGTGGATCACTTCTGAGGAAAGAAAAGCCGATCTCTGCTTGGACTTTCTGCTCGATGAATCCTTGTTTTATCACTATTTCAGTCACTGGAGCCCAATGGTGCGCGCATACTTTCAGCGTCTCCTATGTTGGCGGGTGTGTAGGTTTAATGGGGAGCCCTCGCCGCTTGACTC CACAATATACGAGACGCTCTGGAACCGGCTACAACGGGTTTGGTCTTACTATCGCGACTTTCAAGCAAACGCTGAAAGGGGACTTAAACCCCCTCTATCGTCTGCACCATGTTCGCCAGCGCCGGGGCGCCGGATCATCATTATACGGTGTGATAATCACATTACGCCGCCGAgtctcttcgtctccttcgaCCGCGTCGTGCCGCCCGCTCCAACCGAACTGACGGTAGGCTCCAAGGGCGACGATTTCTCCGAGTCTCAGGCAGCTCCGAAGAGAAGGTGGAATCTTCTGAAGGCGATGTTTGGCAGTTCTTCCAGCATCAGAAACAATGACGACGCATCGCCTCCGAGCACTAGTTCGGAAGATTCGGATTCAAGGAGCCACGATACCATGAACGGTACAGAGAAGAACTCGGACGACCATTTGCGACCGCAGAATGGCACGGGAGAGAGTAGCCGACCGAAGACGCCGCATCAGCCATATACTTTCAAGTTCTCGCTGGAATGGATGGACAGGCCGCAATGGCCGAGCAAGAATAAGCGTCTCTACGGCCCTTGCCTTCCTGTAGGAGCGCAGCTGCACTTGCAGCTCCGAGGATACTTGGACAGACCGGTTGATGATGCGTCGGAATATGCCTCTGCAATTGATTTTGATGAACGCGAAAAGACTGACTGCCGTCTTGAGGATGCAGCGTCAGACAAAGAGATACAGGGGCCAGCACAGGATGCTGCGGACGGTGGGAAGACCCTTGGTCTAAGAAATACTCGGTGCCTTGCGAAAGACGGGGTCGTGGCCAGCAAGTATGCAGGCCGAGCCCTCGCCGAATGGGCGCAAATTGTCACTGAGTGTGACAGTTTCTTTGCCAGAAGACGCGACGAGGGTGTCCCTTGCGACCGGATGGTGGAGACTCCAATGCTGGGCGTTGAAGGCTTCCGCAAGTAA
- a CDS encoding M28 family metallopeptidase has product MGNDKKFEYESLPIPSYEEAISSRPSSSRSHLGPDEASDDAERQGLLHNADNTSGPGGPRSRPHGYQPPTVESVRNSLDDLASSGTDSARGSLEELQRELAQMDVEEAGVQSSSRRSRLGQHFSKRFNSLSRTLSAIQFPFRRFLPNFRFTINLDGARPRFQDHSCIIMLRVFGLLLVVALVYVFFFSNLFNLNSRFMMGQSYSAASVQNFLQGHINETNIADNLRKVTKFPHMAGTEGSFALAEWIEQEFKNAGLDEIEMEEFQVYLNYPNEGGRRVAIVDPPGMAWEAALEEKNEQTMVFHGHSKSGNVTGHLVYANYGSREDFQLLADQGIDMKGAIALVRYYGSETDRALKVKLAEMAGAAGCIIYSDPHEDGFRRGPAFPDGRFMPDDGVQRGAVSLMSWVVGDVLSPGFASTPQEKKRLSIEESPGLPGIPSIPIAWRDAQRLLQVLKGHGTKVPKEWVGGVPEVQEWWTGDGGSPKVNLMNILDEVERQPIYNVVGRIIGLEQPEKKVIVGNHRDSWCLGSADPGSGTAVFLELVRVFGELRTFGWRPLRTIEFVSWDAEEYNMIGSTEHVEKAIEALRENAFAYLNVDVGVTGNNFDASGSPLFQRIVMQILGRIADPITNETLKDIWERAQKKFSPLGSGSDYVAFQDIAGTSSVDFGFTGERFPYHSCYENYDWMTKFGDPGFQYHKALGQFWALLLIDLADNPILQFDLQVYADHVHTYVTDLVAYAKSKNVPVAPQLLEDRAVGEASVSFQPLFDAASKFKSDAEEFDQWAQLWHDTVWGAGGFENNVMAIQRLSHNSRLASFDTQLLDLDHDGGIPNRTQFKHVIFGPQLWSGYDAAVFPAIRDSIDSGNWTLTQEWIDRVAKIIHRASNSLVHN; this is encoded by the exons ATGGGCAACGATAAGAAATTCGAATATGAATCACTTCCCATTCCAAGTTACGAAGAAGCTATTTCCTCCCGTCCAAGCTCATCGCGATCTCATCTTGGCCCCGATGAAGCCAGCGACGATGCGGAACGACAGGGATTGCTGCATAATGCCGACAATACCAGTGGTCCGGGCGGCCCACGATCTCGGCCTCATGGGTACCAACCGCCAACGGTCGAGTCCGTCCGTAACAGCCTGGATGATCTTGCGTCCTCGGGAACCGATTCCGCTCGGGGGTCGCTCGAGGAGTTGCAGCGCGAACTCGCCCAGATGGATGTGGAGGAAGCAGGGGTGCAATCGTCATCTCGACGGTCCCGGCTGGGCCAGCATTTCTCGAAACGATTCAACAGTCTGAGTCGGACGCTCTCTGCAATACAGTTTCCTTTTCGCCGCTTCCTACCAAACTTCCGATTCACAATTAACCTCGATGGAGCCCGTCCACGCTTCCAAGACCATAGCTGCATTATCATGCTACGGGTGTTTGGGCTGCTATTGGTAGTCGCTCTTGTATAcgtgttcttcttttcgAACCTCTTCAACCTGAATTCTCGATTCATGATGGGTCAGTCATATAGCGCCGCTTCGGTGCAGAATTTCCTTCAGGGCCACATCAACGAGACAAACATCGCGGATAATTTGAGAAAGGTGACGAAGTTCCCTCATATGGCTGGTACTGAGGGAAGCTTTGCGCTGGCAGAATGGATTGAACAGGAATTTAAAAATGCAGGACTCGATGAAATTGAAATGGAGGAATTTCAAGTTTACCTCAACTATCCCAACGAAGGCGGAAGGAGGGTGGCGATTGTTGATCCGCCCGGCATGGCCTGGGAGGCTGCTCTCGAAGAGAAGAACGAACAGACTATGGTTTTCCATGGACATTCAAAATCGGGAAATGTGACTGGCCATTTGGTCTATGCAAACTATGGTTCCCGAGAAGATTTTCAGCTCCTAGCGGACCAGGGAATTGACATGAAGGGCGCTATCGCACTTGTGCGATACTATGGCTCGGAGACAGATCGTGCCCTGAAGGTCAAGCTTGCGGAGATGGCTGGCGCTGCCGGATGTATCATCTACTCTGACCCGCATGAGGATGGGTTTCGGCGGGGTCCCGCCTTCCCTGACGGACGCTTTATGCCGGATGATGGTGTCCAAAGGGGCGCAGTAAGCTTGATGTCATGGGTTGTCGGGGATGTTCTTTCCCCGGGTTTTGCCTCAACCCCTCAAGAGAAGAAACGACTTTCAATCGAAGAAAGCCCCGGATTGCCCGGTATACCAAGTATCCCGATCGCCTGGCGCGATGCTCAGAGACTCTTGCAGGTTCTCAAGGGTCATGGTACCAAGGTACCCAAGGAGTGGGTTGGTGGTGTTCCCGAAGTGCAGGAATGGTGGACGGGAGACGGTGGCTCCCCCAAAGTGAACCTGATGAATATCCTGGACGAAGTGGAACGACAGCCTATATACAATGTCGTTGGGCGCATCATTGGATTGGAACAGCCTGAAAAAAAGGTCATCGTGGGCAACCACCGCGACTCGTGGTGTCTTGGCAGTGCGGACCCAGGCAGTGGCACTGCGGTCTTCTTAGAGCTTGTTCGCGTCTTTGGTGAACTTCGGACGTTTGGATGGCGTCCGCTGAGGACCATTGAGTTTGTCAGCTGGGACGCGGAAGAATACAATATGATCGGTTCAACGGAGCATGTGGAAAAAGCGATCGAAGCACTTCGAGAGAATGCATTCGCTTACCTGAACGTTGACGTTGGGGTGACCGGCAATAACTTTGATGCCTCCGGATCTCCGTTATTCCAGCGGATTGTGATGCAAATCCTTGGTCGTATTGCGGATCCCATCACCAACGAGACACTCAAGGACATCTGGGAGAGAGCCCAGAAGAAGTTCAGTCCTCTTGGTTCTGGAAGTGATTATGTGGCGTTCCAGGACATAGCTGGCACCTCAAGTGTGGACTTTGGATTCACTGGCGAGCGTTTCCCCTATCACAGCTGCTACGAGAACTATGACTGGATGACCAAGTTCGGAGATCCTGGGTTCCAATACCACAAGGCTCTAGGTCAATTCTGGGCTTTGCTCCTTATTGACCTTGCTGATAACCCTATCTTACAGTTCGATTTGCAAGTGTACGCCGATCATGTGCATACTTATGTTACCGATCTGGTGGCCTACGCCAAGTCAAAAAACGTCCCGGTTGCCCCCCAGCTTTTAGAGGACCGCGCCGTCGGAGAAGCGTCCGTCAGCTTCCAACCCCTCTTTGACGCTGCGTCCAAGTTCAAAAGCGACGCAGAAGAATTCGACCAATGGGCCCAGTTATGGCACGACACCGTCTGGGGTGCTGGTGGGTTCGAAAACAACGTGATGGCCATTCAGCGACTGAGCCATAATTCTCGTTTGGCCAGCTTTGACACCCAACTTCTGGATCTAGATCATGACGGCGGA ATCCCCAACCGCACGCAGTTCAAACATGTCATCTTCGGCCCCCAGCTGTGGTCCGGCTACGACGCCGCTGTCTTCCCCGCCATCCGCGACAGCATCGACTCGGGCAACTGGACTCTGACCCAGGAATGGATCGACCGTGTCGCCAAGATCATTCACCGCGCAAGCAACAGTCTCGTGCACAATTAG
- the erg13 gene encoding hydroxymethylglutaryl-CoA synthase, which produces MSARPQNVGIKAIEVYFPSQCVDQAELEKFDGVSEGKYTIGLGQTKMSFCDDREDIYSIALTTCSSLLRKYNIDPKSIGRLEVGTETLLDKSKSVKSVLMQLFAPHGNTNIEGVDTVNACYGGTNAVFNSINWVESSAWDGRDAIVVCGDIALYAKGAARPTGGAGAVAMLIGPDAPIVFEPGLRGSYVTHAYDFFKPDLTSEYPVVDGHFSLKCYTEAVDACYKAYAAREKVLKAKVQNGTNGVENDETKTPLDRFDYVLFHAPTCKLVQKSYGRMLYNDYLANPSHPAFAEVPSELRDLDYEKSFTDKTVEKTFMGLTKKTFAERVRPGLDVATLCGNMYTATVYAGLASLLSNVTFDPSQPKRVALFSYGSGLASSMFSVKIVGDVSGMVEKLDLHKRLNARTVLPPQTYDEMCILREHAHLKKNFKPTGNPDTLFPGTYYLTEIDDMFRRKYEIKA; this is translated from the exons ATGTCTGCTCGTCCCCAGAACGTTGGTATCAAGGCCATTGAGGTCTACTTCCCCAGTCAG TGTGTCGACCAGGCGGAGTTGGAGAAGTTCGATGGAGTGAGTGAGGGAAAGTACACAATCGGTCTGGGCCAGACCAAGATGAGCTTCTGTGATGACCGTGAGG ACATCTACTCCATTGCTCTGACCACCTGCTCCTCCCTCCTTCGCAAATACAACATCGACCCCAAGTCTATCGGCCGTCTTGAGGTCGGCACAGAGACCCTTCTTGACAAGTCCAAGTCGGTCAAGTCGGTGCTGATGCAGCTGTTTGCCCCTCATGGAAACACCAACATTGAGGGTGTTGACACCGTCAATGCTTGCTATGGTGGTACCAACGCTGTGTTCAACAGCATCAACTGGGTTGAGTCTTCTGCCTGGGATGGCAGAGATGCCATTGTTGTCTGCGGAGACATTGCCCTCTATGCCAAGGGGGCTGCCCGCCCCActggtggtgctggtgccgTTGCCATGCTGATCGGACCTGATGCCCCTATTGTGTTCGAGCCTGGTCTCCGTGGCAGTTACGTCACCCACGCTTATGATTTCTTCAAGCCCGACCTTACTAGCGAATACCCCGTCGTTGATGGCCATTTCTCGCTCAAGTGCTATACCGAGGCTGTTGATGCTTGCTACAAGGCCTATGCCGCTCGTGAAAAGGTGCTTAAGGCCAAGGTTCAGAATGGCACCAACGGAGTTGAGAATGATGAGACCAAGACTCCCCTTGATCGCTTTGACTATGTCCTGTTCCACGCGCCTACCTGCAAACTGGTGCAGAAGTCCTATGGCCGCATGCTCTACAATGACTACCTCGCCAACCCCAGCCACCCTGCCTTTGCCGAAGTACCCTCTGAACTGCGTGACTTGGATTACGAGAAATCTTTCACCGACAAGACTGTGGAGAAGACCTTCATGGGTCTGACCAAGAAAACTTTCGCTGAGCGGGTGCGTCCCGGTCTTGATGTTGCCACCCTCTGTGGTAACATGTACACGGCCACCGTGTATGCTGGTCTTGCCAGCTTGCTCAGCAACGTCACCTTCGATCCCAGCCAGCCCAAGCGCGTCGCCCTCTTCTCGTACGGCAGTGGTCTCGCCAGCTCCATGTTCAGTGTCAAAATTGTTGGCGATGTCTCTGGTATGGTTGAGAAGCTTGACTTGCACAAGCGCCTCAACGCCAGAACCGTCCTGCCACCTCAGACTTATGATGAG